A genomic stretch from Parcubacteria group bacterium ADurb.Bin159 includes:
- a CDS encoding hypothetical protein (Protease HtpX homolog), with amino-acid sequence MFNQVKINNRKTAILITFFLVFIIALGWLFSLLLDSYWIFVFAVIISVTQAFISYWYSDKIVLFLSRAKPIKKEECPELYQIIENLCAKANLPLPKIYLINESQPNAFATGRNKKHSAVAVTRGLLERLGYKELEGVIAHELSHIGNKDILLSTVIVVLVGIISSVSQLFLRLSFWGGAGRGSKDDNQAGGIILLVLGIIAAILAPIAASLIQLAISRKREFLADSSAALLTKNPEGLAQALIKISQDPHPLITATNSTAHLYISSPFKGKQSQSWLIKLFSTHPPIEERIKALRKINV; translated from the coding sequence ATGTTTAATCAAGTTAAAATTAACAATCGAAAAACTGCGATTTTAATTACTTTTTTTCTTGTTTTTATTATAGCTTTGGGCTGGTTGTTTAGTTTATTGCTTGACAGTTATTGGATTTTTGTGTTCGCCGTGATTATTTCCGTGACTCAAGCATTTATTTCTTATTGGTATTCAGATAAAATTGTGCTGTTTCTTTCTCGAGCGAAACCAATAAAAAAAGAAGAGTGTCCTGAACTTTATCAAATTATAGAAAATCTTTGCGCCAAGGCGAACTTGCCTTTGCCTAAAATTTATCTTATTAACGAATCTCAACCCAATGCTTTTGCCACAGGCAGAAATAAAAAACATTCGGCCGTTGCTGTTACTCGCGGACTTTTAGAAAGATTGGGTTATAAAGAATTAGAAGGTGTTATTGCCCATGAATTATCTCATATAGGCAATAAAGATATTCTTCTTTCCACGGTTATTGTTGTTTTGGTGGGAATTATCAGCTCGGTTTCACAATTATTTTTACGGCTGAGCTTTTGGGGAGGAGCAGGAAGAGGTTCAAAAGATGATAATCAAGCTGGTGGAATTATTTTACTTGTTTTAGGAATTATTGCCGCTATTTTAGCGCCTATTGCCGCTTCTTTAATCCAATTAGCCATTTCCCGCAAAAGAGAATTTTTAGCTGATTCTTCAGCAGCGCTTTTAACAAAAAATCCAGAAGGTTTAGCCCAAGCTTTAATAAAAATTTCTCAAGATCCCCATCCCCTAATAACCGCCACTAATTCTACTGCTCATTTGTATATTTCTTCCCCTTTTAAAGGCAAACAATCTCAAAGCTGGCTGATCAAATTATTCTCAACACATCCACCCATAGAAGAAAGAATCAAAGCTTTAAGAAAAATAAATGTATAA